In Streptomyces sp. NBC_00091, the following proteins share a genomic window:
- a CDS encoding ATP-binding protein → MTAPTYQYVGLPDASIVTTRALLTARENIADTVAARAMMCIHGNAGFGKTLAVNTCLHELEDTRGEEVCRVAFRARPTARAVRYELFETLRLPGEPPRHPSEFDRLLKTALAERPRTFLVDEGQWLNGEAFEYFRYLWDERATQIAIVFVGGAGAHTVLCREPMLSSRIFIWQQFTRLTPEEVLDVVPLFHPVWEDADPADITFADEQAAHGNFRAWAQLTAHTRTALERTGRPRPDRELLRWAFSRLA, encoded by the coding sequence GTGACCGCACCCACGTACCAGTACGTCGGTCTGCCTGACGCCTCCATCGTGACCACGAGGGCCTTGCTCACCGCGCGGGAGAACATCGCCGACACGGTTGCCGCGCGGGCGATGATGTGTATCCACGGCAACGCCGGCTTCGGCAAGACCCTGGCGGTCAACACGTGTCTGCACGAGTTGGAGGACACTCGGGGCGAGGAGGTCTGCCGGGTCGCTTTCCGGGCCCGTCCGACCGCCCGCGCGGTCCGCTACGAGCTGTTCGAGACGCTCCGTCTGCCCGGGGAGCCTCCCCGCCACCCCAGCGAGTTCGACCGCCTGTTGAAGACCGCCCTGGCCGAGCGGCCCCGCACATTCCTCGTGGACGAGGGGCAGTGGCTCAACGGGGAGGCGTTCGAGTACTTCCGTTACCTGTGGGATGAGCGCGCCACCCAGATTGCGATCGTCTTCGTCGGTGGGGCCGGAGCCCACACCGTGCTGTGCCGCGAGCCGATGCTGTCCTCCCGGATCTTCATCTGGCAGCAGTTCACCCGCCTGACCCCCGAAGAGGTCCTGGACGTCGTCCCGCTCTTCCACCCCGTCTGGGAAGACGCCGACCCTGCCGACATCACTTTCGCTGATGAGCAGGCCGCCCACGGCAACTTCCGTGCCTGGGCTCAGCTCACCGCCCATACCCGTACCGCGCTGGAACGCACCGGCCGCCCGCGCCCGGACCGAGAGCTGCTGCGCTGGGCCTTCAGCCGCCTCGCATGA
- a CDS encoding helix-turn-helix domain-containing protein, whose product MVARELGVSLRTVQRWTARRQRHGPSPLPGTRH is encoded by the coding sequence ATGGTGGCGCGGGAGTTGGGCGTGTCCCTGCGGACGGTCCAGCGGTGGACGGCCCGAAGGCAGCGGCACGGGCCAAGCCCTCTGCCCGGCACGCGGCACTGA
- a CDS encoding GntR family transcriptional regulator produces the protein MTEREQAPYVRIAAELRGRIERGELRPGDRVPSTRAITQRWGVAMATASKVLAALGQEGLVRAVPGVGTVVAARPAAGQGRRTGAEDDAQQRARIVRAAVEIADAEGLAALTMRRLGAELGVSAMSLYRHVGSKEQLVVLMADAAFGEQALPERPPPHWRERLELSAALQWRLYRAHPWLAAAMNLNRPLLIPNGIRHIDWALAALDGHGLDAGTRMHAAVTLFGYVRGHAVDLEPETAAEQSSGVSGEQWMQAQETRLAALLEHGAFPAFTAARTDADLSPESLLHYGLTALLDGLATHITTPPN, from the coding sequence ATGACGGAACGGGAACAGGCGCCGTACGTACGCATCGCGGCCGAACTGCGGGGCCGCATCGAGCGCGGCGAGCTGCGCCCGGGGGACCGGGTGCCTTCGACACGGGCCATCACCCAGCGGTGGGGGGTGGCCATGGCCACCGCCAGCAAGGTCCTGGCCGCGCTCGGGCAGGAAGGGCTGGTGCGGGCGGTGCCGGGGGTGGGGACCGTGGTCGCGGCCCGGCCCGCAGCAGGCCAGGGACGCCGGACCGGTGCAGAGGACGACGCGCAGCAACGTGCGCGGATCGTCCGCGCGGCCGTCGAGATCGCGGACGCGGAGGGGCTGGCGGCCCTGACCATGCGCCGGCTCGGCGCGGAGCTCGGGGTCTCGGCGATGTCCCTGTACCGGCACGTCGGCAGCAAGGAACAGCTCGTGGTGCTGATGGCCGACGCGGCCTTCGGGGAGCAGGCCCTGCCCGAGCGGCCGCCGCCGCACTGGCGGGAGCGGCTGGAGCTGTCGGCGGCCCTGCAGTGGCGCCTGTACCGGGCCCACCCCTGGCTAGCGGCGGCCATGAACCTCAACCGGCCCCTGCTCATCCCCAACGGCATCCGGCACATCGACTGGGCCCTCGCCGCCTTGGACGGGCACGGCCTGGACGCAGGTACCCGGATGCACGCCGCCGTCACCCTGTTCGGCTACGTCCGCGGCCACGCCGTCGACCTCGAACCGGAAACCGCAGCCGAGCAGTCCAGCGGAGTCAGCGGGGAACAATGGATGCAGGCCCAGGAAACCCGCCTGGCGGCCCTCCTCGAACACGGCGCCTTCCCCGCCTTCACCGCCGCCCGCACCGACGCCGACCTCTCCCCCGAATCCCTCCTCCACTACGGCCTCACCGCCCTCCTCGACGGACTCGCCACCCACATCACCACACCGCCGAACTGA
- a CDS encoding FAD-dependent monooxygenase → MKKNQTVLISGGSVAGPALAYWLHRHGFTPTIVERAPELRDGGYAVDFRGEALDVLDRMGLLQQIRALDTEMGDAAMVDAEGRQYATLPAAIFAGDMEVLKGDLTRMLYEATRENVEYLFGDSIATLDQDEDGVLVTFEHGAPRRFDLVVGADGLHSRTRALAFGPEEEFVHHLGIYTAIFNLDNYLGLQNTGRLYAGPGKAANIFTARDNTEARAAFHFAAEHLDYDRRDPAAHKRMIAERFAGEGWEVPRLLKEMDTAQEFFFDSNAQVEMDTYSAGRIVLLGDAGYCAGPTSGRGTSQALIGAYLLAGELATRDGDHTAAFAAYEQQMRPYVAEHQALGHEGAERFFMPAPTQEILDMLAANAPENTRTKPVRLPDYGV, encoded by the coding sequence ATGAAGAAGAACCAGACCGTGCTGATCTCCGGCGGCAGCGTCGCGGGCCCGGCCCTGGCCTACTGGCTGCACCGCCACGGCTTCACCCCCACGATCGTCGAGCGGGCCCCGGAGCTGCGCGACGGCGGCTACGCGGTCGACTTCCGCGGCGAGGCCCTCGACGTCCTGGACCGCATGGGCCTCCTCCAGCAGATCCGCGCCCTGGACACCGAGATGGGTGACGCGGCCATGGTCGACGCCGAGGGCCGCCAGTACGCCACCCTCCCAGCGGCGATATTCGCCGGCGACATGGAGGTCCTCAAAGGCGACCTGACCCGCATGCTGTACGAGGCCACCCGCGAGAACGTCGAATACCTCTTCGGCGACTCCATCGCCACCCTGGACCAGGACGAAGACGGCGTGCTCGTCACCTTCGAACACGGCGCGCCCCGCCGCTTCGACCTGGTCGTCGGAGCCGACGGCCTGCACTCCCGCACCCGCGCCCTGGCCTTCGGCCCCGAGGAGGAGTTCGTCCACCACCTCGGCATCTACACTGCGATCTTCAACCTCGACAACTACCTGGGCCTTCAGAACACCGGCCGCCTCTACGCCGGCCCCGGCAAGGCCGCCAACATCTTCACGGCCCGCGACAACACCGAGGCCCGTGCCGCCTTCCACTTCGCCGCCGAGCACCTGGACTACGACCGCCGCGACCCCGCCGCACACAAGCGGATGATCGCCGAGCGGTTCGCCGGCGAGGGCTGGGAGGTGCCGCGCCTGCTGAAGGAGATGGACACCGCGCAGGAATTCTTCTTCGACTCCAACGCCCAGGTCGAGATGGACACCTACTCGGCCGGCCGCATCGTCCTCCTTGGTGACGCGGGCTACTGCGCCGGCCCCACCTCGGGCCGCGGCACCTCCCAGGCCCTGATCGGTGCCTACCTCCTCGCCGGCGAACTCGCCACCCGCGACGGCGACCACACGGCCGCCTTTGCCGCCTACGAGCAGCAGATGCGTCCCTACGTGGCCGAACACCAGGCCCTGGGCCACGAGGGCGCCGAACGGTTCTTCATGCCTGCTCCCACCCAGGAGATCCTCGACATGCTGGCCGCCAATGCCCCCGAGAACACCCGCACCAAGCCGGTCCGCCTCCCCGACTACGGGGTGTGA
- a CDS encoding cysteine hydrolase family protein, with translation MTETAIDIAANSALLVIDVQKGFDDPSFWGPRNNPAAEENIAALMDLWQETGRPVVLVRHASRPGSVLAPDQPGHAFKDLVEERLGQEALLITKTVNSAFYGTPDLAAWLTARGIGQLVVAGIQTNMCVETTARMAGNLGYEVLVPLDATHTFDLAGPDGLSLTADELAAATAVNLQGGGFARVVSTAQLLSASGAAQLTA, from the coding sequence ATGACCGAGACCGCGATCGACATCGCCGCCAACAGTGCCCTGCTCGTCATCGACGTCCAGAAGGGCTTCGACGACCCCTCCTTCTGGGGGCCGCGCAACAACCCGGCCGCCGAGGAGAACATCGCCGCCCTGATGGACCTCTGGCAGGAGACCGGCCGCCCGGTGGTGCTGGTGCGGCACGCCTCGCGCCCGGGCTCCGTCCTCGCCCCGGACCAGCCCGGACACGCCTTCAAGGACCTCGTCGAGGAGCGCCTCGGCCAGGAGGCCCTGCTGATCACCAAGACCGTCAACTCGGCCTTCTACGGCACCCCGGACCTGGCGGCCTGGCTCACCGCCCGGGGCATCGGCCAGCTGGTCGTCGCCGGGATCCAGACCAACATGTGCGTCGAGACCACGGCCCGGATGGCGGGGAACCTCGGCTACGAGGTCCTCGTGCCGCTGGACGCCACCCACACCTTCGACCTCGCGGGCCCGGACGGGCTGTCCCTGACCGCCGACGAACTGGCCGCCGCCACCGCCGTCAACCTCCAGGGCGGCGGCTTCGCCCGCGTGGTGAGCACCGCTCAGCTGCTCTCCGCGTCCGGGGCGGCCCAGCTCACGGCGTAG
- a CDS encoding GlxA family transcriptional regulator: MQRVAIVAQPGIRSFDLAVITEVWGPDRSRLGVPPFELRRCALDDGPIALPGGLTLAPDRGLDWLGRADLIVVPALAEPADPTPEPVLAALREAHARGVPVAALCAGAFVLAEAGLLDGRRAVTHWWLAPQLAARYPAVLVEEAPLYVEDDGLWTSAGVASGIDLCLHLVREAHGAEAAASIARSMVTGPFRTGDHAQYLDRPTPAADRTAEALAAVRQQALRRLHEPLDVPTLARWAGMSPRSFARHFTAATGTTPHKWLLTRRLDEARKLLERTDHPVPEVARRAGFASEVTFRQHFGASFGLSPRAYRAAAVAAPASGDSVRNGS, encoded by the coding sequence ATGCAGCGCGTCGCGATCGTCGCCCAGCCCGGGATCCGCAGCTTCGACCTCGCCGTCATCACCGAGGTCTGGGGCCCGGACCGCAGCCGCCTGGGGGTGCCCCCCTTCGAACTGCGCCGCTGCGCGCTGGACGACGGACCGATCGCCCTGCCCGGCGGGCTGACCCTGGCCCCCGACCGGGGCCTGGACTGGCTCGGCCGGGCCGACCTGATCGTCGTACCGGCGCTGGCCGAGCCCGCCGACCCGACGCCGGAGCCGGTCCTCGCCGCCCTGCGCGAGGCGCACGCCCGGGGGGTGCCGGTGGCCGCGCTCTGCGCCGGGGCCTTCGTCCTCGCCGAGGCCGGGCTGCTGGACGGCCGCCGGGCGGTGACGCACTGGTGGCTGGCCCCGCAGCTCGCGGCCCGCTACCCGGCGGTGCTGGTCGAGGAGGCCCCGCTGTACGTGGAGGACGACGGGCTGTGGACCTCCGCCGGGGTGGCCTCCGGGATCGACCTGTGCCTGCACCTGGTCCGCGAGGCGCACGGCGCGGAGGCCGCCGCCTCCATCGCCCGCTCGATGGTCACCGGCCCCTTCCGGACCGGGGACCACGCCCAGTACCTGGACCGGCCCACCCCGGCCGCCGACCGGACCGCCGAGGCGCTGGCCGCCGTACGGCAGCAGGCCCTGCGCCGGCTGCACGAACCGCTGGACGTGCCCACCCTGGCCCGCTGGGCGGGGATGTCCCCGCGCTCCTTCGCCCGGCACTTCACCGCCGCCACCGGCACCACACCCCACAAATGGCTGCTGACCCGCCGTCTGGACGAGGCCCGCAAACTCCTCGAGCGCACCGACCATCCGGTCCCCGAGGTGGCCCGGCGCGCCGGGTTCGCCAGTGAGGTCACCTTCCGCCAGCACTTCGGCGCCTCCTTCGGCCTGAGCCCCCGCGCGTACCGGGCGGCCGCGGTCGCCGCCCCCGCGAGCGGCGACAGTGTTAGAAATGGCTCATGA